In Arthrobacter sp. PAMC25284, a single genomic region encodes these proteins:
- a CDS encoding ARPP-1 family domain-containing protein → MKVPQLHVGAGSRLGPLSIFPVWTSGPGSLGISTGTHADVAVTELASGPQVARLTVTNNGPHPALLLEGELLEGGQQHRTCARDVVLGPGETRDIDTFCVEAGRWEAGQSSHRRQARRAPLNVWSELANGLDGRRGGDRQGRIWERVSRFDAARGASVTSSLLDHMDLFTDNAHNRFDAADAPSPLEGQRGVVIGLGTQPLLLEVFGTHTLFRRHYRQLIDSALLDLELLSPQALASGPMPGQRARDFAAHVQALDFGTFDGGAAAVEVRSHGGLRSRNVSRAAGAVSAAGIAVELPSRRPQLAHLTGWNTHHPLMELA, encoded by the coding sequence ATGAAAGTCCCCCAGCTTCACGTCGGCGCCGGCAGCAGGCTCGGCCCGCTCAGCATCTTTCCCGTCTGGACCTCCGGCCCCGGCAGCCTGGGCATCAGCACCGGCACCCACGCCGACGTCGCCGTGACCGAGCTCGCCAGCGGCCCCCAGGTCGCCCGGCTCACCGTCACCAACAACGGCCCACACCCGGCCCTGCTCCTGGAAGGCGAGCTGCTCGAGGGCGGCCAGCAGCACCGGACCTGCGCCCGCGACGTCGTCCTGGGTCCCGGCGAAACCCGGGACATCGACACGTTCTGCGTCGAGGCCGGCCGCTGGGAAGCCGGCCAGTCCAGCCACCGCCGGCAGGCGCGGCGCGCCCCGCTGAACGTCTGGTCCGAGCTGGCCAACGGCCTCGACGGCCGCCGCGGCGGCGACCGTCAGGGCCGAATTTGGGAGCGGGTCAGCCGCTTCGATGCGGCCCGCGGCGCCTCGGTGACCAGCTCCCTGCTGGACCACATGGACCTGTTCACGGACAACGCGCACAACCGCTTCGACGCCGCGGACGCCCCGTCACCGCTGGAGGGCCAGCGCGGCGTCGTCATCGGACTGGGCACGCAGCCGCTGCTCCTGGAGGTCTTCGGCACGCACACGCTCTTCCGCCGGCACTACCGCCAGCTGATCGACTCCGCACTGCTGGACCTCGAGCTCCTCTCACCCCAGGCACTCGCCTCCGGTCCCATGCCGGGCCAGCGGGCCCGCGACTTCGCCGCCCACGTCCAGGCGCTGGACTTCGGAACGTTCGACGGCGGCGCCGCGGCGGTCGAGGTCCGGAGCCACGGCGGCCTCCGGAGCCGCAATGTCTCCCGCGCCGCCGGTGCGGTGTCCGCGGCGGGCATCGCCGTCGAACTCCCTAGCCGCCGCCCCCAGCTGGCCCACCTGACCGGCTGGAACACCCACCACCCCCTGATGGAGCTGGCATGA
- a CDS encoding sigma-70 family RNA polymerase sigma factor — protein MTDLIQEVMHGADSEPAAAASVPTAYDYAFLYSWQQEALKAWHANARRGVVEAVTGSGKTRVGIAAAFEAVRQGIKVLILVPTAELQRQWLSSIQRDLPRVRRGALGDGRTDSLDQVDILVAIVHSASNRETLRSHKAGLIIADECHRYAAPMFTGALQEGFAWRLGLTATYERSDGEHETVLSPYFGGVVYKLWYDRALKDNVIAPFDIALVGVELTPTERVNYDDLSNSMLEAARNLETYAGIPRRPFHQFIAAVSALAGSDSITRESTIARKYMRAMASRLTLLAEARTKYHALAALKETVDTSRGTLVFTQTQESARRAQELYTAMGSKASAIFSGMAKDERRQGMEDFRNGTSQILAAPRLLDEGIDVPEADLGIIVAANRSQRQMVQRLGRVIRKKADGRVARLVVLYSRDTVEDPNVQGEEFLGRVLPFARKVEFFDIKTDLDRLQNFLHHVVAEPKTEPAPPVGEMDPTACVEQPQALPEPPVEEPEDDAELVGFDLKDDEWPEKLADSESVTDDAVADYLRRLGRHELLTAEQEVELSQDIEAGLFAEHLLGVKDPTRPRREIRELEFLVLLGKRAAETLLNANLRLVVSIAKNHTNRGLDFLDLIQEGNLGLHRAVCKFDFTLGFKFSTYATWWIRQAITRALADQARLIRLPVHVVEQIQKLQSAQRSAAMNGTSCTDEDLAQLTDNSVEKIDFLLTLDKAIYSLDMQVPDGRGGTEALAQRLADPFDMDVNDSLFHELMKDQVHAVLDTLEEREAGIIAMRFGMTDGQEQTLDAIGQVYGVTRERIRQIEAKTMKKLCHPSRSQVLLQYMFDGYDSQHTEVIVETAATVEGSD, from the coding sequence ATGACTGACCTGATCCAAGAGGTAATGCATGGGGCGGACTCCGAGCCCGCCGCGGCTGCCTCTGTCCCGACGGCCTATGACTATGCCTTCCTGTACTCGTGGCAACAGGAAGCTCTGAAGGCCTGGCATGCAAATGCCCGACGAGGCGTGGTGGAGGCGGTCACCGGATCAGGCAAGACTCGCGTCGGCATCGCTGCTGCATTTGAGGCCGTCCGCCAAGGAATCAAGGTCTTGATTCTCGTCCCCACGGCAGAACTCCAGCGTCAGTGGTTGTCCTCCATCCAGCGCGATCTCCCCCGGGTCCGCCGGGGCGCACTCGGCGATGGCCGCACAGATTCACTCGATCAGGTGGACATCCTGGTGGCGATTGTCCACTCGGCGTCCAACCGCGAGACGCTGCGAAGCCACAAGGCCGGGCTGATCATCGCGGACGAATGCCACCGCTACGCCGCCCCCATGTTCACCGGGGCTCTTCAAGAAGGATTCGCCTGGCGACTCGGACTGACCGCCACGTACGAGCGGTCGGACGGAGAGCACGAGACGGTCTTGTCGCCCTATTTCGGCGGAGTCGTCTACAAGCTTTGGTACGACCGCGCGCTAAAAGACAATGTCATTGCGCCGTTCGACATTGCCCTCGTCGGTGTTGAACTCACGCCGACGGAGAGAGTCAATTACGACGACCTCTCGAACTCCATGCTTGAAGCGGCGCGCAACCTGGAGACCTACGCCGGGATCCCCCGGCGGCCGTTCCACCAGTTTATTGCCGCAGTCTCCGCGCTGGCTGGGTCAGATTCCATCACTCGGGAATCGACGATTGCTCGGAAGTACATGCGGGCGATGGCGTCCAGGCTCACGTTGCTGGCGGAGGCCCGGACGAAGTACCACGCCTTGGCGGCGCTCAAGGAAACCGTGGACACCTCCCGCGGCACGCTGGTGTTCACCCAGACCCAAGAGTCTGCACGGAGAGCCCAGGAGCTGTACACGGCAATGGGCTCAAAGGCTTCCGCCATTTTCAGCGGCATGGCCAAGGATGAACGCCGGCAGGGCATGGAGGACTTCCGCAACGGCACTTCGCAAATCCTCGCTGCGCCGAGGTTGCTCGATGAAGGCATCGACGTGCCCGAAGCTGACCTCGGCATCATCGTCGCGGCCAATCGCAGCCAGCGGCAGATGGTCCAGCGACTGGGACGCGTCATCCGCAAGAAGGCCGACGGACGGGTCGCGCGTCTCGTTGTCCTGTACTCAAGGGACACTGTCGAAGACCCCAATGTCCAAGGCGAAGAGTTCCTCGGCCGGGTGCTCCCGTTCGCCCGCAAGGTCGAGTTCTTCGACATCAAGACCGATTTGGACCGGCTGCAGAACTTCCTCCACCACGTTGTGGCCGAGCCCAAAACCGAGCCCGCGCCGCCCGTCGGTGAAATGGATCCGACTGCCTGCGTGGAGCAGCCCCAGGCGTTGCCCGAGCCACCAGTTGAAGAACCCGAAGATGATGCCGAGCTAGTAGGTTTCGATTTGAAAGACGATGAGTGGCCTGAAAAGCTTGCCGACAGCGAGAGTGTCACCGACGACGCCGTCGCGGACTACCTCCGGCGCTTGGGCCGTCACGAATTGCTGACGGCCGAGCAGGAGGTGGAGCTGTCCCAGGATATCGAGGCCGGACTCTTTGCGGAGCATCTCCTTGGCGTGAAGGATCCGACCCGCCCGCGGCGGGAAATCCGGGAACTGGAGTTTCTTGTTCTGCTGGGGAAACGAGCCGCCGAGACGCTTCTGAACGCGAATCTTCGGTTGGTCGTGTCGATCGCCAAGAACCACACGAATCGCGGGCTCGACTTTCTGGACCTGATCCAGGAAGGAAATCTGGGTCTGCACCGGGCCGTCTGCAAGTTCGACTTCACGCTGGGATTCAAGTTCTCGACCTACGCGACGTGGTGGATTCGCCAAGCCATCACCCGGGCGCTCGCTGATCAAGCACGTCTTATCCGATTGCCCGTTCACGTTGTGGAGCAGATTCAGAAGCTGCAGTCGGCGCAGCGGTCTGCTGCAATGAACGGCACGTCATGTACCGATGAAGATCTTGCCCAGCTCACTGACAACTCAGTCGAGAAGATCGATTTCCTTCTGACGCTGGACAAGGCGATCTACTCGCTGGATATGCAGGTGCCCGATGGTCGAGGCGGAACCGAAGCTCTTGCCCAGCGGCTGGCCGATCCGTTTGATATGGATGTGAATGATTCGCTCTTTCACGAGCTCATGAAGGACCAAGTGCATGCCGTTCTGGACACACTTGAAGAACGGGAGGCTGGAATCATTGCCATGCGCTTCGGAATGACTGATGGCCAGGAACAGACCTTGGACGCAATTGGTCAAGTGTATGGCGTCACCCGTGAGCGAATCCGGCAGATCGAAGCTAAGACGATGAAAAAGCTTTGCCATCCGTCGCGATCACAGGTGTTGCTTCAGTACATGTTTGACGGTTACGACTCGCAGCACACGGAAGTGATCGTGGAGACTGCAGCCACCGTTGAGGGGAGCGACTGA
- a CDS encoding NUDIX domain-containing protein, translated as MKDSKNDPGTSLLDYPRPSVAVDTAVLTVADGSVWVLLVRRAEDHQHGKWALPGTFLRERETLADAVLRCLREKAGISGRVPRQLQVFDDPARDDRGWVLSVAHVDVVPLAALEGALKSDGVRLASVTGEPELIAALPYGHADIVAKSVAWLRAVYAEAPDPGELLTEPFTLKDLREMHEAVAASALMRDTFRRFMEPQLQGTGQMSDGTRGRPSRLWVRGAE; from the coding sequence GTGAAGGATTCAAAGAACGACCCCGGAACGTCCCTGCTCGACTACCCGCGCCCCTCGGTGGCGGTGGATACGGCGGTGCTGACGGTAGCGGATGGTTCCGTCTGGGTGCTGCTGGTGCGGCGGGCGGAGGATCACCAGCACGGAAAGTGGGCGCTGCCCGGCACGTTCCTGCGGGAGCGCGAGACCCTGGCGGACGCGGTGCTGCGCTGCCTGCGGGAGAAGGCCGGGATCTCCGGGCGCGTGCCGCGCCAGCTCCAGGTCTTCGACGACCCGGCGCGCGACGACCGCGGCTGGGTGCTGTCGGTCGCGCACGTGGACGTGGTGCCGCTGGCGGCTCTGGAAGGAGCGTTGAAGTCCGACGGCGTTCGGCTGGCGTCCGTGACTGGGGAGCCGGAGCTGATTGCGGCGCTGCCGTACGGCCACGCAGACATTGTGGCCAAGTCAGTGGCGTGGCTGCGGGCTGTCTACGCGGAGGCGCCGGACCCGGGGGAGCTGCTGACTGAGCCGTTCACGCTGAAGGACCTGCGGGAGATGCACGAGGCGGTGGCGGCCTCGGCGTTGATGCGTGACACGTTCCGGCGGTTCATGGAGCCGCAGCTGCAGGGGACGGGGCAGATGTCCGACGGGACGCGGGGGAGGCCGTCGAGGTTGTGGGTGCGGGGAGCGGAGTAA
- a CDS encoding DUF262 domain-containing protein — MSTIVLIRVIMGTQQSIGRKMPLSRNTAEPSFGDWIAETVLLPTAAGGGWPQGMSLVREHPTMIPNYQRGISWGPEEVDDLVYSTSPVIGTVVLGKFRATPTAYVSASVVGAAGGDYEELADGLQRLSTGVCLLQGIQRKVLESGAPFSNARASFQQIAARYSGLMPIILHNHHQLLNHPRKAIKDQYKIFADSMDTWLDKQLQPTQLSTFADSFMKLMLVRPIALDRWDGFGSGLELMHTFLGLNTIRVDLGPVDLLRAHMVVKATEASWTPSEIEAFENDFTDIFTHKGSNDSDLLPFVNSVLKCLTGASAAAPTDVFPTWGPQQLSKAKDVDPFLEFVLGFKNSSDPYLDQVRSIGAIPFGIVMASHLRSFRSSGVLPTFLTPAGASAQDRAELHAVLCASLRSMFARKIGYQSPIIVDCLRGSMASLLAAANRLSLDATGVDVSTLVGIGWLRTSLEGVDKRAARTVFNAMLLPVRQGGQAPAGGSFVPLKFGRGASSWAVDHVLPEASLKDSLPGYAEGRRLRNLAPLPGAQNSSAKHAVPTVKLQANVDTYYGNASSTHPYCAWLKNDASRRLASDLDSQAGLQPNSGSKLGDARIEHIANELINRV; from the coding sequence ATGTCAACTATCGTCTTAATTCGTGTAATTATGGGGACTCAACAATCAATAGGGAGAAAAATGCCGCTATCGCGCAATACGGCCGAACCCAGCTTTGGGGATTGGATCGCAGAAACAGTCCTTTTGCCAACAGCTGCCGGCGGAGGTTGGCCGCAAGGTATGTCCTTGGTGCGGGAACATCCGACGATGATCCCGAATTACCAGCGCGGTATTTCTTGGGGACCTGAGGAAGTCGATGATCTCGTTTATTCGACAAGCCCAGTAATCGGAACGGTCGTTTTGGGAAAATTCCGTGCCACGCCCACAGCCTATGTAAGCGCTTCTGTCGTGGGCGCTGCGGGGGGTGACTACGAGGAGCTAGCTGATGGCTTGCAACGACTGAGCACGGGGGTTTGCTTACTTCAGGGAATTCAAAGGAAGGTTCTTGAGAGTGGCGCCCCCTTTAGCAACGCGAGAGCTTCTTTTCAGCAGATCGCAGCCCGGTACTCCGGCCTTATGCCAATCATTTTGCACAATCACCATCAGCTGCTGAATCATCCGCGCAAGGCGATAAAAGACCAGTACAAGATATTCGCCGACTCGATGGATACGTGGCTGGACAAGCAACTACAACCGACTCAACTGAGCACTTTCGCGGACAGCTTCATGAAGCTAATGCTCGTCAGGCCCATCGCTCTGGACCGTTGGGATGGGTTTGGCAGTGGTCTCGAACTCATGCACACATTCCTAGGGCTCAACACCATCCGTGTCGATCTTGGACCAGTCGACCTTTTGCGCGCCCATATGGTCGTAAAGGCAACGGAGGCTTCTTGGACACCTTCAGAGATCGAAGCATTTGAGAACGACTTCACCGACATATTCACGCACAAGGGATCCAATGACAGTGATCTCCTTCCTTTCGTAAACTCCGTTCTGAAGTGCCTGACCGGCGCTTCAGCGGCAGCTCCGACGGATGTGTTCCCGACATGGGGGCCACAGCAGCTCAGTAAAGCCAAAGATGTCGACCCTTTCCTGGAGTTTGTTCTAGGCTTCAAGAACAGCTCAGATCCATACCTGGATCAAGTTCGGTCCATCGGCGCGATCCCCTTTGGCATTGTTATGGCCAGTCATTTGCGCAGTTTCAGATCTTCCGGCGTGTTACCAACATTTTTGACACCCGCCGGTGCGTCTGCCCAAGATCGAGCTGAATTGCACGCCGTGCTATGCGCAAGTCTTCGTAGTATGTTTGCTCGCAAGATTGGATATCAATCGCCCATCATCGTTGACTGCTTGCGGGGCTCAATGGCTAGTCTGCTTGCTGCCGCCAATCGACTTTCGCTGGACGCGACGGGGGTGGACGTGTCCACTCTAGTTGGGATTGGATGGCTGCGAACCTCTCTTGAGGGCGTTGATAAGAGGGCGGCCAGAACGGTCTTCAACGCCATGCTGCTACCGGTTCGCCAAGGGGGCCAGGCTCCGGCCGGAGGTTCGTTTGTTCCACTTAAGTTTGGACGAGGAGCGTCAAGTTGGGCCGTTGATCATGTGCTCCCAGAGGCTAGTCTGAAAGACAGCTTGCCGGGGTACGCTGAGGGCCGACGCTTGAGAAACCTCGCGCCGCTTCCAGGCGCTCAGAACTCCAGTGCAAAGCACGCCGTGCCGACCGTGAAGCTGCAAGCAAATGTCGACACTTACTATGGGAACGCGAGTAGCACGCATCCTTACTGTGCGTGGCTCAAGAATGACGCGTCGCGGCGGCTGGCTTCCGATCTGGACTCTCAGGCTGGGCTTCAACCCAATTCGGGATCGAAGCTCGGGGACGCACGCATCGAACACATTGCCAACGAACTTATCAACCGTGTTTAG
- a CDS encoding DUF3427 domain-containing protein has protein sequence MPEGLYELLNTDALGKQLNNEAELQPVFANIEDQDSSDILARHVADAVRRALAAAKPTDRVALANKLLQELNTADRIAPGPTQLQSLHRPDMLKRRNLRRPTTKLSDSALLTNSKDDPNLAAELRTEIESANTVDLLCAFVRWTGLRLLEPALQQLKERGAKLRVITTTYMGATERRAIDELVNRYGAEVKINYETQATRLHAKAWLFRRNSGFDTAYVGSSNLSQAALLDGLEWNVRLSSVGTPTLLQKFEVTFDSYWEQRAFQSYDPERDGEKLDAALERNGGRRTAVPGAATGLELQPFLHQEEMLEDLEAERLKGFNHNLLVAATGTGKTVIAALDYKSLCEAAGKDLKLLFVAHRQEILKQAMRTYRNVMQDGAFGELYVGEHKPRQWKHIFASVQSLSALGIDKLEPDFFDVVVIDEFHHAMAPTYRRLLDHLQPQQLLGLTATPERGDGVDVAEQFFDGRTASELRLWDALDADLLVPFHYFGVSDDVDLSQLEWKRGNYDTAQLNNLYTGNDARAAKVIRELRDKVTSAEQMRAIGFCVSVQHAHYMAEVFNRAGIASVAVDGSTDDADRAAALKRLAAREINCIFAVDLFNEGLDLPQVDTILMLRPTQSATIFLQQLGRGLRRAEGKAVLTVMDFIGQQHREFRFDLRYRALTGYGRKKLEKAVEDEFPYLPSGSQIVLDRVAQKVVLDNIRAQLRFNRAQLVRDIASYAETELEAYLERSGNDVKSIYRSTRDSWTGYLRQAGLIGGFSPLETVLSGRIKELSDGDEKKLLGRMAALIHVDDPERAAAYSMLVGADAPRYAELGMREKIFARMLFYTLWDDGGGFPSYDAGLDYLRGYQFICSEIRQVVKLGVAASRHAAKGLGAGLQHVPLLSHATYRREEILAALQYGSLELGKNVQHREGVAWCPAMSTDAFFVTLNKDDKKHSATTMYKDYAISPELFHWESQNATSPGSPTGRRYLDRAGHGSRILIFTRDTSEDETGLTVPYTCLGQVDYVQHAGEKPIAITWKLRRPMPADVFATAAAVAQ, from the coding sequence CTGCCCGAGGGCTTGTACGAACTTCTCAACACGGACGCACTGGGCAAACAGCTGAATAATGAGGCAGAACTTCAGCCGGTCTTCGCGAACATAGAAGACCAAGACTCCTCGGACATCCTCGCCCGCCACGTCGCCGACGCCGTCCGACGGGCCCTCGCCGCAGCCAAGCCCACCGACCGCGTGGCCCTCGCGAACAAGCTCCTCCAGGAACTGAACACTGCAGACCGCATCGCACCCGGTCCCACCCAGCTCCAGTCCCTCCACCGCCCGGATATGCTCAAGCGCCGCAACCTGCGCCGACCAACCACCAAACTGAGCGACTCGGCCCTGCTCACCAACAGCAAGGACGATCCCAACCTGGCCGCGGAGCTCAGAACCGAGATCGAATCCGCCAACACCGTAGACCTGCTCTGCGCGTTTGTCCGCTGGACCGGGCTAAGACTCCTCGAACCAGCGCTGCAGCAGCTCAAGGAGCGCGGCGCCAAACTCCGGGTCATCACCACCACCTACATGGGCGCCACGGAACGCCGCGCCATCGACGAACTCGTCAACCGCTACGGCGCCGAGGTGAAGATCAACTACGAAACCCAGGCCACCCGCCTGCACGCCAAGGCCTGGCTGTTCCGCCGCAACTCCGGCTTCGACACCGCCTACGTCGGCAGCTCCAACCTCAGCCAGGCAGCCCTCCTGGACGGCCTCGAATGGAACGTCCGGCTCAGCTCCGTCGGCACGCCCACCCTGCTGCAGAAGTTCGAGGTCACGTTCGACAGCTACTGGGAGCAGCGCGCCTTCCAGAGCTACGATCCCGAACGCGACGGCGAAAAGCTCGACGCCGCTCTGGAACGCAACGGCGGCCGGCGAACAGCCGTCCCCGGGGCAGCCACCGGCCTCGAGCTCCAACCCTTCCTCCACCAGGAGGAGATGCTCGAAGATCTCGAAGCCGAGCGGCTCAAAGGCTTCAACCACAACCTCCTGGTCGCGGCCACCGGTACCGGCAAGACCGTCATTGCGGCGCTGGACTACAAGTCTCTCTGCGAAGCAGCGGGCAAAGACCTGAAGCTGCTGTTCGTCGCGCACCGCCAGGAAATCCTTAAGCAGGCCATGCGCACCTACCGCAACGTCATGCAGGACGGCGCCTTCGGCGAACTCTACGTCGGCGAGCACAAACCCCGGCAGTGGAAGCACATCTTCGCCTCCGTCCAGTCGCTGTCCGCTCTCGGCATCGACAAGCTGGAACCCGACTTCTTCGACGTCGTCGTCATCGACGAATTCCACCACGCCATGGCGCCCACCTACCGCCGGCTGCTGGACCACCTGCAGCCGCAGCAGCTCCTCGGGCTGACCGCGACGCCGGAACGCGGTGACGGTGTCGACGTCGCCGAGCAGTTCTTCGATGGCCGCACCGCCAGCGAACTGCGCCTGTGGGACGCCCTGGACGCCGATCTGCTGGTGCCTTTCCACTACTTCGGCGTCTCGGACGACGTCGACCTCAGCCAGCTGGAATGGAAGCGCGGCAACTACGACACCGCGCAGCTGAACAACCTGTACACCGGCAACGACGCACGCGCCGCCAAGGTGATCCGCGAACTCCGCGACAAGGTCACCAGCGCCGAGCAGATGCGGGCCATCGGCTTCTGCGTCTCGGTCCAGCACGCCCACTACATGGCCGAGGTCTTCAACCGCGCCGGCATTGCCTCCGTCGCCGTCGACGGCAGCACCGACGACGCCGACCGTGCGGCGGCGCTGAAGCGGCTCGCCGCACGTGAGATCAACTGCATCTTTGCCGTCGACCTCTTCAACGAGGGCCTGGACCTGCCGCAGGTGGACACTATCCTGATGCTCCGGCCCACGCAGAGCGCCACGATCTTCCTCCAGCAGCTGGGGCGCGGGCTGCGCCGCGCCGAGGGCAAGGCGGTGCTGACCGTCATGGACTTCATCGGCCAGCAGCACCGTGAATTCCGCTTCGACCTGCGCTACCGGGCGCTCACCGGGTACGGGCGCAAGAAGCTGGAAAAAGCTGTCGAGGACGAGTTCCCGTACTTGCCGTCGGGCTCTCAGATTGTGCTGGACCGGGTGGCGCAGAAGGTTGTGCTGGACAACATCAGGGCGCAGCTGCGGTTCAACCGCGCCCAGCTGGTCCGGGACATCGCCTCGTACGCGGAGACCGAACTGGAGGCCTACCTGGAGCGGTCCGGGAACGACGTGAAGTCGATTTACCGTTCGACCAGGGATTCGTGGACCGGCTACCTTCGCCAGGCGGGGCTGATCGGGGGGTTCTCGCCGCTGGAGACGGTCCTCAGCGGAAGGATTAAGGAGCTCTCCGATGGTGACGAGAAGAAGCTCCTCGGCCGGATGGCCGCGCTGATCCACGTGGATGATCCGGAACGCGCTGCGGCGTACTCGATGCTCGTCGGGGCGGACGCGCCCCGCTACGCTGAGCTCGGCATGCGGGAGAAGATATTCGCGCGCATGCTCTTTTACACGCTGTGGGACGACGGCGGCGGGTTCCCGTCGTACGACGCCGGTCTGGACTATCTGCGCGGCTACCAGTTTATCTGCAGCGAGATCCGGCAGGTCGTGAAGCTCGGCGTGGCAGCCTCCCGGCATGCCGCCAAGGGCCTCGGGGCCGGGCTGCAGCATGTTCCGCTGCTCTCTCATGCGACCTACCGGCGGGAGGAGATTCTGGCGGCGCTCCAATACGGGTCGCTGGAGCTTGGCAAGAACGTACAGCACCGCGAGGGCGTGGCTTGGTGCCCGGCAATGTCCACGGACGCCTTCTTCGTCACACTCAACAAGGACGACAAGAAGCACTCGGCCACCACCATGTACAAGGACTACGCCATCAGCCCAGAGCTGTTCCACTGGGAATCGCAGAACGCGACCTCGCCCGGAAGTCCGACGGGCCGGCGGTATCTGGACCGGGCGGGGCATGGATCGAGGATTCTGATCTTCACTAGGGATACTTCAGAGGATGAGACCGGCCTGACCGTTCCGTACACGTGCCTCGGCCAGGTGGACTATGTGCAGCACGCGGGGGAGAAACCGATCGCGATCACCTGGAAGCTGCGCCGGCCGATGCCGGCTGATGTGTTTGCGACGGCTGCTGCCGTGGCTCAGTGA
- a CDS encoding ADP-ribosylglycohydrolase family protein, with translation MKLTPLQNDRAAGVLVALASGDALGACYEFGAPLPDGAEVTMKGGGPFGFAPAEWTDDTSMAVPIAQALLEAASDAGSSSPALTMVVRVWTAWASEAKDVGAQTSSVIAAARRLASVAGRSKVTAADFGAAAAAFHARTGRSAGNGSLMRTAPLALAYLDRDPASLMAAAGALSALTHADPDAQEACGLWCVAIREAVLTGRLDVRAGLSLLSPVRAALWLERIEVSERSRPRDFSRNGWVVEAFQGAWSAIHFAGLTSSGPAHLRAALEEAVRGGRDTDTVAAIAGGLLGAACGYTAVPFEWRRRLHGWPGLRARDLMMLGMELGRGEGRRPAAWPRAERQDYSMWGRTDALVQHPHDDGVWLGGVGSLSRVAELGIDAVVSLCRLGTLDVPGVAPEEHATFWVIDSPIEKDNAHAAFALRDAAAAVERFRAEGKTVLLHCVRAESRTPTVAALYGARVAGITPLEALEDVRGVLPGANPNPLFLRLLGAVPTDRVNSVTPAK, from the coding sequence ATGAAACTGACCCCCTTACAGAATGACCGCGCGGCCGGCGTCCTCGTCGCCCTGGCCTCCGGGGACGCCCTCGGCGCCTGCTACGAGTTCGGCGCGCCGCTGCCGGACGGCGCCGAGGTCACCATGAAGGGCGGCGGGCCGTTCGGCTTCGCCCCGGCCGAGTGGACCGACGACACCTCCATGGCCGTCCCGATCGCCCAGGCGTTGCTCGAGGCAGCGTCCGACGCCGGATCCTCCTCCCCCGCGCTCACCATGGTGGTCCGCGTCTGGACAGCGTGGGCGTCCGAGGCCAAGGACGTGGGCGCCCAGACCAGCTCCGTGATCGCCGCTGCTCGCCGGCTGGCGTCCGTGGCGGGGCGGAGCAAGGTCACTGCCGCCGATTTCGGTGCTGCGGCCGCGGCCTTCCATGCCCGCACCGGCCGCAGCGCCGGCAACGGCTCGCTGATGCGCACCGCTCCCCTGGCGCTGGCTTATCTGGACCGGGATCCGGCGTCGTTGATGGCCGCTGCAGGGGCACTTAGTGCGCTGACCCACGCCGACCCGGACGCGCAGGAGGCCTGCGGGCTCTGGTGCGTGGCCATCCGGGAGGCGGTCCTGACCGGGCGGCTCGACGTCCGCGCCGGGCTCTCGCTACTGTCACCCGTGCGTGCCGCCCTGTGGCTGGAGCGGATCGAGGTGTCCGAGCGATCCCGGCCGCGGGACTTCAGCCGCAACGGCTGGGTGGTCGAGGCCTTCCAGGGCGCCTGGAGCGCCATCCACTTCGCGGGCCTGACCTCGTCCGGCCCGGCGCACCTGCGCGCGGCGCTGGAGGAAGCGGTCCGCGGCGGCCGGGACACCGACACCGTCGCCGCCATTGCCGGTGGGCTGCTCGGTGCCGCCTGCGGCTACACGGCGGTGCCGTTCGAATGGCGGCGCCGCCTGCACGGCTGGCCCGGACTCCGGGCCCGCGACCTCATGATGCTCGGCATGGAGCTGGGCCGCGGCGAGGGCCGCCGGCCCGCAGCCTGGCCGCGCGCCGAACGCCAGGACTACAGCATGTGGGGCCGCACCGATGCGCTGGTTCAGCACCCGCACGACGACGGCGTCTGGCTGGGCGGCGTCGGGTCTCTCTCGCGGGTGGCCGAGTTGGGGATCGACGCCGTGGTGTCACTGTGTCGGCTGGGGACATTGGACGTGCCCGGGGTGGCGCCGGAGGAACACGCCACGTTCTGGGTCATCGACTCCCCTATTGAGAAGGACAACGCGCATGCCGCGTTTGCGCTGCGCGACGCGGCGGCCGCCGTCGAACGCTTCCGCGCGGAGGGCAAGACCGTGCTGCTGCACTGCGTCCGGGCGGAGTCCCGGACGCCGACTGTGGCGGCCTTGTATGGGGCTCGGGTTGCGGGGATCACTCCGTTGGAGGCGCTGGAAGATGTGCGCGGGGTGCTGCCAGGGGCGAATCCGAACCCGCTGTTTCTTAGGCTACTCGGCGCGGTGCCGACGGACCGAGTGAATAGTGTCACACCGGCCAAGTAG